DNA from Mycolicibacterium alvei:
TGCCCGCCGACGGCGTTGTGGTGTTGTGCGATTTCGGTGGCAGCGGCACCAGCGTGACGCTGGCCGACGCCAGTGCCGACTTCGCCACTATCGGACCGACGGTTCGTTATCCCGAGTTCTCCGGCGACCAGGTCGACCAGGCACTGCTCAGCCATGTGCTCAGCGGAGTCGCGGCGGCCGGCGACGCCGATCCGGCGGGCACTGCGGCGGTCGGGTCGCTCAACAGACTGCGGGCCGAATGCCGGCAGGCCAAGGAGCGGTTGTCCGCCGAGACCGCGACGGCGATTCCCACCGACCTGCCCGGGTTCAACTCTGATGTCAGGATCACCCGGCCAGAACTAGAGCAGCTCATGTCCGCACCGCTGGTCGGCCTACTGGATGTCATCGAAGACACATTGCAGCGCAACAACATTGCGTTGTCGAGTGTGAACGCGGTCGCCACCGTCGGCGGCGGAGCGGCAATTCCCCTGGTGACACAGCGACTGTCCGAGCGGTTGCGCGCACCGGTGGTGACGACCCCGCGACCCCAACTCGATGTGGCGGTGGGGGCCGCACTCGTCGCCGAACGAGTCGTCGACGCCGGTGCACCGACCGGCATGGCCCCCGAAGTGGCGGCGGCCGACGCCCCGACCGGCATGGCTCCGACCAGCCTCGGTCCGGCTGCCTGGGCGGCTGGAGCCACGGTGGCGCAGCCGTCGGCCAACGACGCGGACGCGGGCGCCCTGGCCTGGTCCCAGGACGACGCACCCGGAAATGAACCGGTGCCCTACGCGGGCGGCGAATACGAAACCGCCGGGGGCGCGACCGGGGCGCGGCCACCCGTTGCATTCAGTCATGAAGAAGAGATGTACGACGCCGAGCCGGCGCCACTGGCCTGGTACAAGCGCCCGCCGATTCTGTTCGGAGCGGCCGCCG
Protein-coding regions in this window:
- a CDS encoding Hsp70 family protein, whose translation is MTDALGLSIGMTNLVAAREGRQPVIRRSIFTLHNDRAPEVGEYTGGGLPLAGFVERVGDPVPLVAADGSQHRGELVLAEALDVMARAAGGGAPVVIAVPAHWGPSTVDALRGALRNKPALSPGGVPPGLVPDSLTAMAALQADPGLPADGVVVLCDFGGSGTSVTLADASADFATIGPTVRYPEFSGDQVDQALLSHVLSGVAAAGDADPAGTAAVGSLNRLRAECRQAKERLSAETATAIPTDLPGFNSDVRITRPELEQLMSAPLVGLLDVIEDTLQRNNIALSSVNAVATVGGGAAIPLVTQRLSERLRAPVVTTPRPQLDVAVGAALVAERVVDAGAPTGMAPEVAAADAPTGMAPTSLGPAAWAAGATVAQPSANDADAGALAWSQDDAPGNEPVPYAGGEYETAGGATGARPPVAFSHEEEMYDAEPAPLAWYKRPPILFGAAAAAALLAAGGLAVTLTSSDGDSGPVTETSTTYSMGPSPEGPPPEPITTVTQGPDGIETTTVIAPPPPPPETTTSAPETTTTTSPTTTTTTTTTSTTTTTTTQPTTTTTTRTTTQPPTTTTAPPTTNPPTTSQAPITTSAAAEAPDGEA